In Streptomyces sp. NBC_01717, one DNA window encodes the following:
- a CDS encoding DUF1844 domain-containing protein: MSDATPSSETPGFDDMARDIAEVPAVEVIVTVAVNLMSAAAVKLGLTEDGDKHKDLDEARKLVHALAGLLDASTTEISSFHAAPLRDGLKSLQLAFREASLVPDEPGQGPGEKYTGPVFG, from the coding sequence ATGAGTGACGCGACCCCCAGCAGTGAAACCCCCGGCTTCGACGACATGGCCCGCGACATCGCGGAGGTCCCCGCGGTCGAGGTGATCGTGACGGTCGCCGTCAATCTGATGAGCGCCGCCGCCGTGAAGCTCGGTCTGACCGAGGACGGCGACAAGCACAAGGACCTCGACGAGGCCCGCAAGCTGGTGCACGCGCTGGCCGGCCTGCTGGACGCGAGCACCACCGAGATCAGCTCGTTCCACGCGGCGCCGCTGCGGGACGGTCTGAAGTCGCTGCAGCTGGCGTTCCGCGAGGCGTCGCTCGTTCCGGACGAGCCGGGCCAGGGCCCCGGCGAGAAGTACACCGGCCCCGTCTTCGGCTGA
- a CDS encoding SseB family protein, with protein MAQKNIPDSGYSDDDGTADPVLTAALAAWAGDRTAIGPVLEALKGARLLVPVVAVLGEVEEDETGLRREKTSDMAVPTLQAGDRRALPAFTSTDSLALWDPQARPVAVPLHQALQAAAHEKADTVVLDLAGPVAFELTGSALLALAEGRTSADPLDDPAVTSAVREAVAAEPAVIRAHLVPGRDGGTLALVLAPDAAPADAARRVAESLAADEVLRARLVRGLDLALLPADAITPGEPLFAR; from the coding sequence GTGGCGCAGAAGAACATTCCGGACTCCGGTTACTCCGACGACGATGGCACGGCCGACCCCGTACTGACCGCGGCACTCGCCGCCTGGGCCGGGGACCGTACGGCCATCGGCCCAGTCCTCGAGGCGCTCAAGGGCGCCCGCCTCCTGGTCCCCGTCGTAGCCGTCCTCGGGGAAGTGGAGGAGGACGAAACCGGGCTGCGCCGGGAGAAGACCAGTGACATGGCCGTGCCCACGCTCCAGGCCGGGGACCGTCGCGCCCTGCCCGCCTTCACCTCGACCGACTCGCTGGCGCTCTGGGACCCGCAGGCCCGCCCCGTCGCCGTACCCCTGCACCAGGCGCTGCAGGCCGCCGCGCACGAGAAGGCGGACACGGTGGTGCTCGACCTCGCAGGTCCCGTCGCGTTCGAGCTGACCGGCTCCGCACTGCTCGCGCTCGCCGAGGGCCGCACCAGCGCCGACCCGCTGGACGACCCGGCGGTCACCTCCGCGGTACGCGAGGCGGTCGCCGCCGAGCCCGCGGTGATCCGCGCCCATCTCGTCCCGGGCCGGGACGGCGGCACCCTCGCCCTGGTCCTGGCGCCCGACGCGGCCCCTGCCGACGCGGCCCGCCGGGTTGCGGAGTCCCTGGCTGCCGACGAGGTGCTGCGCGCCCGGCTGGTGCGGGGCCTGGACCTGGCGCTGCTTCCGGCCGACGCGATCACTCCCGGTGAGCCGCTCTTCGCACGCTGA
- a CDS encoding serine hydrolase, producing MTLPIPKTSTKMRTSVLSASVATVFLLAGSVAGGMYLVGRWSDPGPGPVASVSSAADSPAPGPPAPVVTSEEPEVDLDAELAEAVAPLAGDSSVSVAVLDAAVGAGAVYGNGTYATASIVKVDILAALLLRAQDQGRELTAYERSRSVTMIENSDNAAATTLLRTIGGTAGLDTANARFGLVGTTAAAAWGLTRTTAADQLMLLKTVFGTHSKLTEDSRAYLQGLMRNVAADQHWGVSAAGSDWALKNGWMPRSATGLWDINSIGQVKSNGHTYLVAVLSAGQQTMATGIERVESVAKAAIGVLDGADR from the coding sequence ATGACCCTGCCGATACCGAAGACAAGTACGAAGATGCGTACGTCCGTACTGTCCGCGTCCGTGGCCACCGTGTTCCTGCTGGCCGGTTCCGTTGCGGGCGGGATGTATCTGGTGGGCCGGTGGTCGGATCCGGGACCCGGCCCCGTCGCCTCCGTGTCGTCGGCCGCGGACTCACCGGCTCCGGGCCCGCCGGCTCCGGTGGTGACGAGCGAGGAGCCCGAGGTGGATCTGGACGCGGAGCTGGCCGAGGCGGTGGCGCCGCTGGCCGGCGACTCCAGCGTGTCGGTCGCGGTGCTGGACGCCGCGGTCGGGGCCGGTGCGGTGTACGGGAACGGGACGTACGCCACCGCGAGCATCGTCAAGGTCGACATCCTCGCGGCGCTGCTGCTCCGGGCCCAGGACCAGGGGCGGGAGCTCACCGCGTACGAACGCAGCCGCTCCGTCACCATGATCGAGAACAGCGACAACGCCGCCGCCACCACGCTGCTGCGGACGATCGGCGGGACGGCCGGGCTCGACACGGCCAACGCCCGGTTCGGCCTGGTCGGCACGACCGCTGCGGCTGCGTGGGGGCTGACCAGGACCACGGCGGCGGATCAGCTGATGCTGCTGAAGACGGTGTTCGGTACGCACTCGAAGCTGACCGAGGACTCCCGCGCCTATCTGCAGGGGCTGATGCGGAACGTGGCGGCCGATCAGCACTGGGGGGTGTCCGCGGCGGGCAGCGACTGGGCGCTGAAGAACGGGTGGATGCCGCGGAGCGCCACCGGCCTCTGGGACATCAACAGCATCGGGCAGGTGAAGAGCAACGGGCACACGTACCTGGTGGCGGTGCTATCCGCCGGGCAGCAGACGATGGCGACGGGGATCGAGCGGGTGGAGTCGGTCGCGAAGGCGGCGATCGGGGTGCTCGACGGGGCGGACCGATGA
- a CDS encoding amino acid deaminase/aldolase, with protein sequence MTARAADRTRYERATAHLDAPIAVVDLDAFDANADDLIRRAAGKPIRVASKSVRCRALLERVLARPGFAGVMSFTLAESLWLARAGFDDVLLAYPSADRSAFAELAGDPKLAAAVTVMVDDHAQLELIDAARAGGQEEIRVCLELDTSLRLLGGRVRIGALRSPLRSPAQLAELARSVARRPGFRLVGLMAYEGHIAGVGDSVAGRPLRSRAIRLMQATARKELAARRAEVVRAVRAVAPDLEFVNGGGTGSVQHTAAEPAVTEIAAGSGLYAPRLFDNYTSFAARPAALFAQPVVRRPGVGVVTVLGGGYPASGAAGADRLPVPYLPEGLRYDPQEGPGEVQTPLLGAPADDLLIGDKVWFRHAKAGELCERFDELQLIEGDRVTATVPTYRGEGQTFL encoded by the coding sequence ATGACTGCGCGTGCCGCTGACCGGACCCGCTACGAGCGGGCCACCGCACATCTCGACGCCCCGATCGCCGTGGTCGATCTGGATGCCTTCGACGCCAACGCCGACGACCTGATCCGCCGGGCGGCGGGGAAGCCGATCCGGGTCGCGAGCAAGTCGGTGCGCTGCCGGGCGCTGCTGGAGCGGGTGCTCGCGCGGCCGGGGTTCGCCGGGGTGATGTCGTTCACGCTCGCCGAGTCGCTGTGGCTTGCCCGAGCCGGTTTCGACGACGTACTGCTGGCCTATCCGTCGGCCGACCGGTCCGCCTTCGCCGAGCTGGCCGGGGACCCGAAGCTGGCCGCCGCGGTCACGGTGATGGTGGACGACCATGCGCAGCTGGAGCTGATCGACGCGGCGCGGGCCGGTGGCCAGGAAGAGATCCGGGTCTGTCTGGAGCTGGACACGTCGCTGCGGCTGCTCGGTGGCCGGGTCAGGATCGGGGCGCTGCGTTCGCCGCTGCGCTCGCCCGCCCAGCTCGCGGAGCTGGCCCGCTCGGTGGCGCGCAGGCCCGGTTTCCGGCTGGTCGGCCTGATGGCGTACGAGGGGCACATCGCCGGGGTCGGGGACTCGGTCGCGGGCCGGCCGCTGCGTTCCAGGGCGATCCGGCTGATGCAGGCGACCGCCCGCAAGGAGCTGGCGGCCCGGCGGGCGGAGGTGGTCCGGGCCGTGCGGGCGGTGGCACCGGATCTGGAGTTCGTGAACGGCGGCGGCACCGGCAGTGTGCAGCACACGGCGGCGGAGCCGGCGGTGACCGAGATCGCGGCCGGGTCGGGGCTCTACGCGCCGCGGCTGTTCGACAACTACACGTCGTTCGCGGCCCGCCCGGCGGCGCTGTTCGCGCAGCCCGTGGTGCGGCGGCCCGGCGTAGGGGTGGTGACGGTGCTCGGCGGCGGCTACCCGGCGTCGGGGGCCGCGGGGGCGGACCGGCTGCCCGTTCCGTATCTGCCGGAGGGACTGCGCTACGACCCGCAGGAAGGGCCCGGCGAGGTGCAGACACCGCTGCTCGGTGCCCCGGCCGACGATCTGCTGATCGGCGACAAGGTGTGGTTCCGGCACGCGAAGGCCGGTGAGCTGTGCGAGCGCTTCGACGAGCTGCAGCTGATCGAGGGCGACCGGGTGACGGCGACCGTGCCGACGTACCGCGGCGAGGGGCAGACGTTCCTCTGA
- the mycP gene encoding type VII secretion-associated serine protease mycosin, translating to MNSRRHRRAVGALCAATAFTLLPAVPARADTIRPQQWGLQALHTDRAWQTTKGKGITVAVVDTGVDDSLPDLAGQVLPGKDLIGFGAGRGDRSWARHGTAMAGIIAGRGHGVGRADGVLGIAPEAKILPVRVILEASDPSRDKARESRGTALADGIRWAADHGADVINLSLGDDSASAHPEGGEDAAIQYALKKGAVVVASAGNGGEKGDHISYPAAYPGVIAVAAVDRYGTHAAFSTRHWYATVSAPGVDIVVPAPDRHYYIEWGTSAASAFVSGAVALVRAAHPGLTPAQVKTLLTDTARSSPEGGRDDSRGYGIVDPAAAIKAGGKLRKAGLRAEAESAGSADSAKAGYRKRYFGPGPTAQHRDDGPSGWLAPAAGGLGAVLLALAVLLWRDRRTSARR from the coding sequence ATGAACAGCCGCCGCCACCGCCGCGCCGTCGGCGCGCTCTGCGCCGCCACCGCGTTCACGCTGCTCCCCGCCGTCCCCGCCCGCGCGGACACCATCCGGCCGCAGCAATGGGGGCTGCAGGCGCTCCACACCGACCGGGCCTGGCAGACGACCAAGGGCAAGGGCATCACCGTCGCCGTCGTCGACACCGGGGTCGACGACAGCCTCCCCGACCTGGCGGGCCAGGTACTGCCCGGCAAGGACCTGATCGGCTTCGGCGCCGGGCGCGGCGACCGTTCGTGGGCCCGGCACGGCACCGCGATGGCCGGAATCATCGCGGGCCGCGGCCACGGCGTCGGCCGCGCCGACGGAGTGCTCGGCATCGCCCCCGAGGCGAAGATCCTCCCGGTCCGGGTGATCCTCGAAGCCTCCGACCCGTCCCGTGACAAGGCCCGCGAGTCCCGCGGTACGGCCCTGGCCGACGGCATCCGCTGGGCCGCCGACCACGGCGCCGACGTCATCAACCTCTCCCTGGGCGACGACAGCGCGTCCGCGCACCCCGAGGGCGGCGAGGACGCCGCCATCCAGTACGCGCTGAAGAAGGGCGCCGTCGTCGTCGCGTCGGCGGGCAACGGAGGCGAGAAGGGCGACCACATCTCGTACCCCGCCGCCTACCCCGGCGTGATCGCGGTCGCCGCCGTCGACCGGTACGGCACCCACGCGGCCTTCTCCACCCGCCACTGGTACGCCACCGTCAGCGCTCCCGGCGTCGACATAGTGGTCCCGGCCCCCGACCGTCACTACTACATCGAGTGGGGCACATCGGCCGCCTCCGCGTTCGTGTCCGGCGCGGTCGCGCTGGTCCGGGCCGCCCATCCGGGACTCACGCCCGCCCAGGTGAAGACGCTCCTGACGGACACGGCCCGCAGCTCCCCGGAGGGTGGCCGCGACGACTCCCGGGGCTACGGCATCGTCGACCCGGCCGCCGCGATCAAGGCGGGCGGCAAGCTGCGCAAGGCCGGTCTGCGGGCAGAGGCGGAGTCGGCCGGCTCCGCCGACTCCGCAAAGGCCGGCTACCGCAAGCGGTACTTCGGCCCCGGCCCCACCGCGCAGCACCGGGACGACGGCCCATCAGGCTGGCTCGCCCCGGCCGCGGGCGGCCTGGGAGCCGTACTGCTGGCACTGGCCGTGCTGCTGTGGCGCGACAGGAGAACCTCCGCACGCCGCTGA
- the rpmI gene encoding 50S ribosomal protein L35 codes for MPKNKTHSGASKRFKITGSGKVLREKAGKRHLLEHKSSKKTRSLTGTVVVAPADAKKIKKLLGK; via the coding sequence ATGCCGAAGAACAAGACGCACAGCGGTGCCAGCAAGCGCTTCAAGATCACCGGCTCCGGCAAGGTGCTCCGCGAGAAGGCCGGCAAGCGCCACCTGCTCGAGCACAAGTCGTCCAAGAAGACTCGCTCGCTGACCGGCACGGTCGTCGTGGCTCCGGCCGACGCCAAGAAGATCAAGAAGCTTCTCGGCAAGTGA
- the infC gene encoding translation initiation factor IF-3, translating to MCWCGWSQENRRYVAVRQAAAWCYRGGSISAEPRINDRIRVPEVRLVGPSGEQVGIVPLAKALELAQEYDLDLVEVAATARPPVCKLMDYGKFKYESAMKAREARKNQAHTVIKEMKLRPKIDPHDYDTKKGHVVRFLKQGDKVKITIMFRGREQSRPELGFRLLQRLASDVEELGFIESNPKQDGRNMIMVLGPHKKKTEAMAEAREAQAARKAERQGYTPDAEAAEEAAEAPAEAQPEASTDTPSEA from the coding sequence ATGTGCTGGTGCGGTTGGTCTCAGGAAAACAGACGTTACGTGGCTGTCCGCCAGGCGGCCGCGTGGTGCTACCGAGGAGGATCCATCAGCGCCGAGCCCCGCATCAACGACCGGATTCGCGTTCCCGAGGTGCGACTTGTCGGTCCCAGCGGCGAGCAGGTCGGGATTGTTCCGCTTGCCAAGGCCCTGGAACTCGCACAGGAGTACGACCTCGACCTGGTCGAGGTGGCGGCGACCGCCCGTCCGCCCGTGTGCAAGCTCATGGACTACGGGAAGTTCAAGTACGAGTCGGCCATGAAGGCCCGTGAGGCGCGCAAGAACCAGGCGCACACGGTCATCAAGGAGATGAAGCTCCGGCCGAAGATCGACCCGCACGACTATGACACCAAGAAGGGTCACGTCGTCCGGTTCCTCAAGCAGGGCGACAAGGTCAAGATCACGATCATGTTCCGTGGTCGTGAGCAGTCCCGTCCTGAGCTGGGCTTCCGACTGCTTCAGCGTCTCGCTTCGGACGTCGAGGAACTCGGCTTCATCGAGTCGAATCCGAAGCAGGACGGCCGGAACATGATCATGGTTCTGGGCCCGCACAAGAAGAAGACCGAAGCCATGGCCGAGGCCCGCGAGGCTCAGGCCGCCCGCAAGGCGGAGCGTCAGGGTTACACGCCCGACGCCGAGGCTGCGGAAGAGGCTGCCGAGGCTCCGGCCGAAGCGCAGCCCGAGGCTTCGACCGATACACCTTCCGAGGCGTGA